One Streptomyces sp. NBC_00102 DNA segment encodes these proteins:
- a CDS encoding BTAD domain-containing putative transcriptional regulator, translating into MPVSDDGFPCTVRFSLLGPLTVTSGGQALALGPLKQRAVLAMLLCHPNNPVSVDCLADTVWPAEAPRTARKNLQKYVWALRRLLCEAGAPGRLDLAPGGYLLRVREEEADTLRFRALTAAGREAARAGRPDTAVELLRRALDLWQGTPLTELSDSEPLRSEADRLTDRYLSAYETWAELASARGRDTEVAEAVADVVEAHPLRERLRAVQMIALHRAGRQSEALAVYGTLRQLLARELGLAPSAAMEEAYRTVLAQTPGDSAPPAPAAPRRAPARTLLPPDTPDWTGRREQLAELRDAVRGGKGHVTVLVGPVGTGKSTLMVHLAHSLREDFPDGRLLVDLRRADGTDRRLADVLGELARAARLDRVTALLPDHPAQAAAVWRDWLAEHRVLLLLENATGEAAVRPLLPGTGDGAAVIASRSWLAGLAGAHRIVVEPLTVEEAMELLGRIVGPSRVHADPVSARRIVEACGLSPLAVRIGGQRLAVLRHLPLSEYAARLSEPEAVMDELSVGDLAVRNRMADGWRTLTDPGRSVLLRLGRLPLARPFTLGEAARALDCPEPAALRLLEQLIGTGALVSPSTEVTAHAALYELPRLAHLYLRELGGLSGRGEPTAAPWAVAPPAAAQLPAARSLVAPAVTDPVRAADMPAGNQWATGTGPAGVTLLTTPHDRAEGEDPWNWAS; encoded by the coding sequence ATGCCTGTGTCCGACGACGGCTTCCCCTGTACCGTGCGGTTCTCGCTGCTCGGCCCGCTCACCGTCACGAGCGGAGGGCAGGCCCTGGCGCTCGGCCCGCTGAAGCAGCGGGCGGTCCTGGCCATGCTGCTCTGCCACCCCAACAACCCCGTCTCGGTGGACTGCCTGGCCGACACCGTCTGGCCCGCCGAGGCCCCCCGCACCGCCCGCAAGAACCTCCAGAAGTACGTATGGGCGCTCCGGCGTCTGCTGTGCGAGGCCGGAGCGCCCGGCCGGCTCGACCTCGCCCCCGGCGGCTATCTGCTGCGGGTCCGGGAGGAGGAGGCCGACACCCTGAGGTTCCGGGCGCTGACCGCCGCGGGGCGCGAGGCCGCCCGCGCCGGCCGGCCGGACACCGCGGTGGAGCTGCTGCGCCGGGCGCTCGACCTGTGGCAGGGCACACCCCTGACGGAACTGTCGGACTCCGAGCCGCTGCGGAGCGAGGCCGACCGGCTGACCGACCGCTACCTCTCCGCGTACGAGACCTGGGCCGAGCTGGCCTCGGCACGGGGCCGCGACACCGAGGTCGCCGAGGCGGTCGCCGACGTCGTCGAGGCGCACCCGCTCCGGGAGCGGCTGCGGGCCGTGCAGATGATCGCGCTGCACCGGGCCGGGCGACAGAGCGAGGCGCTCGCCGTCTACGGGACGCTGCGGCAACTGCTCGCCCGTGAGCTGGGTCTCGCGCCGAGCGCGGCCATGGAGGAGGCGTACCGGACAGTGCTGGCCCAGACCCCCGGCGACTCCGCGCCGCCGGCGCCGGCCGCCCCCCGCCGGGCGCCCGCGCGAACCCTGCTGCCCCCCGACACACCCGACTGGACCGGCCGCCGGGAGCAGTTGGCCGAGCTGCGGGACGCGGTGCGGGGCGGGAAGGGCCACGTCACCGTGCTCGTGGGGCCGGTGGGTACCGGCAAGAGCACTCTGATGGTCCATCTGGCGCACTCCCTGCGCGAGGACTTCCCCGACGGCAGGCTCCTCGTCGACCTCCGCCGGGCCGACGGCACGGACCGGCGGCTCGCCGACGTCCTCGGCGAGCTTGCCCGGGCCGCCCGGCTCGACCGGGTCACGGCGCTGCTGCCCGACCACCCGGCGCAGGCGGCGGCGGTGTGGAGGGACTGGCTGGCGGAGCACCGGGTGCTGCTGCTCCTGGAGAACGCCACCGGCGAGGCGGCCGTACGACCCCTGCTGCCGGGTACCGGCGACGGCGCGGCCGTGATCGCCTCGCGGTCGTGGCTCGCGGGACTGGCCGGGGCCCACCGGATCGTCGTGGAGCCGCTGACCGTGGAGGAGGCGATGGAGCTCCTCGGCCGCATCGTCGGACCGTCGCGCGTCCACGCCGACCCCGTCTCCGCCCGACGGATCGTGGAGGCCTGCGGACTCTCGCCGCTCGCCGTACGGATCGGCGGCCAGCGGCTGGCCGTCCTGCGCCATCTGCCGCTGTCCGAGTACGCGGCCCGGCTGTCCGAGCCGGAGGCGGTGATGGACGAACTGTCCGTCGGGGACCTCGCCGTGCGCAACCGGATGGCGGACGGCTGGCGGACCCTGACGGACCCCGGCAGATCCGTGCTGCTCCGCCTCGGACGGCTGCCGCTGGCCCGGCCCTTCACCCTCGGCGAGGCCGCGAGGGCGCTCGACTGTCCGGAGCCGGCCGCGCTGCGCCTGCTGGAACAGCTCATCGGCACCGGGGCGCTGGTCTCCCCGTCGACCGAGGTCACCGCGCACGCGGCTCTGTACGAGCTGCCCCGGCTGGCCCACCTCTATCTGCGGGAGCTCGGCGGACTCTCCGGCCGCGGGGAGCCGACGGCCGCCCCGTGGGCGGTCGCCCCACCGGCCGCGGCCCAGTTGCCCGCGGCCCGGTCGCTCGTCGCCCCGGCCGTCACCGACCCCGTCCGAGCTGCGGATATGCCAGCCGGAAACCAGTGGGCAACCGGTACGGGACCGGCCGGTGTCACGCTGCTCACGACCCCGCACGACCGAGCGGAAGGGGAGGACCCGTGGAACTGGGCGAGCTGA
- a CDS encoding MFS transporter, with amino-acid sequence MSVRRDVNLYWCGQTATAFGSVFTAIALPVVALTDLGATAGQVGLISAASTVPGIVLGLLAGVLADRIVRPRRAMMLLDLLSAAAVGGVALGLRHGVASIGWLMALGLVQGFLAVLLSSLYFVHLRQLVGAEAIGPARARLQAGQFGAALVGRILAGPVIALFGSAAALGTDAASYLLSALALVSMRSSDRTEKHQGTEEQRGTEEQRGTESRPGTEEQPGSGKRGEGVRGAAAGLQFFVGHPFHRALLLFLVAPAAALAGATTLTGPFLLRTVHVPVGVYGLAFVLAGVMGLTGSAVAGRLLGPGRDARLTVLAGFAGALLASALLPAAAGPLPVAVFCAALGIGLPVLFGAVANVALVSVLATDVEESMMGRAMAALQVITSSTVLVGALAGGFLGDLLGVRTALWVLTGTALLVIGAVGPAAVRAARDLRAAEADEPVDDEVAEADGTPTGPPAAV; translated from the coding sequence ATGTCTGTGCGGCGTGATGTCAACCTCTACTGGTGCGGGCAGACCGCCACGGCGTTCGGCTCCGTGTTCACCGCCATCGCCCTGCCGGTCGTGGCCCTGACGGATCTCGGGGCCACCGCCGGCCAGGTCGGCCTGATCAGCGCGGCGTCGACGGTGCCGGGCATCGTGCTCGGCCTCCTCGCCGGAGTACTGGCGGACCGGATCGTCCGTCCGCGCCGGGCGATGATGCTGCTGGACCTGCTGTCGGCCGCCGCGGTCGGCGGGGTGGCCCTGGGCCTGCGTCACGGGGTGGCGTCGATCGGCTGGCTGATGGCTCTCGGGCTCGTGCAGGGATTCCTCGCGGTCCTGCTCAGCTCCCTCTACTTCGTGCATCTGCGCCAGTTGGTGGGCGCGGAGGCGATCGGGCCGGCGCGGGCCCGGCTCCAGGCCGGGCAGTTCGGCGCCGCTCTGGTCGGCCGGATTCTGGCCGGCCCGGTGATCGCCCTGTTCGGCAGCGCGGCGGCACTCGGCACGGACGCCGCCAGTTACCTCCTGAGCGCGCTTGCGCTGGTGTCCATGCGGTCGTCGGACCGGACGGAGAAGCACCAGGGGACGGAGGAGCAGCGGGGTACGGAGGAGCAGCGGGGTACGGAGAGCCGGCCGGGTACGGAGGAACAGCCGGGCTCGGGGAAGCGGGGGGAGGGCGTCCGGGGCGCCGCCGCCGGGCTCCAGTTCTTCGTCGGCCACCCGTTCCACCGCGCCCTGCTGCTCTTCCTGGTCGCCCCGGCGGCCGCGCTGGCCGGGGCGACGACCCTGACCGGCCCGTTCCTGCTGCGCACGGTGCACGTACCGGTCGGTGTGTACGGCCTCGCGTTCGTGCTGGCGGGCGTCATGGGGCTGACCGGTTCGGCCGTCGCCGGGCGGCTGCTGGGTCCGGGGCGGGACGCCCGGCTGACGGTGCTGGCGGGTTTCGCCGGGGCGCTGCTGGCGTCGGCGCTGCTGCCGGCGGCGGCGGGGCCGCTGCCGGTCGCCGTCTTCTGCGCCGCCCTGGGGATCGGCCTGCCCGTGCTCTTCGGCGCGGTGGCCAACGTGGCCCTGGTCTCGGTGCTGGCGACCGACGTCGAGGAGTCGATGATGGGCCGCGCGATGGCGGCCCTCCAGGTCATCACCTCGTCGACGGTGCTGGTCGGTGCGCTGGCCGGAGGGTTCCTGGGCGATCTGCTCGGGGTCCGTACGGCTCTGTGGGTACTGACGGGCACGGCGCTGCTCGTCATCGGCGCGGTCGGTCCTGCGGCGGTGCGCGCCGCCCGCGACCTGCGCGCCGCCGAGGCGGACGAGCCGGTGGACGACGAGGTCGCCGAGGCCGACGGGACCCCGACCGGGCCCCCGGCCGCCGTCTGA
- a CDS encoding iron-containing redox enzyme family protein: protein MLRTRLALAAPTLRSACAALWHPEGLRPRYLRYLAAMHGLVRASVPLMELAARRCAEAPGDPLARPLGRYLATHAEEERDHDAWLVEDLAVAGGDPAALLAAQPPAVVAELVGAQYYWIEHHHPVVLLGYILTLEHHAPSPLLARRLARDTGLPAAAFRTVHEHAALDGGHAADLDALLDELPLTRAQLTAVAVGALHAADGITRLFARLTAPGGQ from the coding sequence GTGCTGCGCACCAGGCTGGCGCTCGCCGCGCCCACCCTGCGGTCCGCCTGCGCGGCCCTGTGGCACCCCGAAGGGCTCCGGCCGCGCTACCTCCGGTACCTCGCCGCCATGCACGGGCTGGTCCGGGCCTCCGTACCGCTCATGGAGCTGGCCGCCCGCCGCTGCGCGGAGGCTCCCGGCGACCCGCTCGCCCGACCGCTGGGGCGCTACCTCGCCACGCACGCCGAGGAGGAACGTGACCACGACGCCTGGCTCGTCGAGGACCTGGCCGTCGCGGGAGGGGACCCGGCCGCGCTCCTGGCCGCCCAGCCGCCGGCCGTCGTCGCCGAACTCGTCGGCGCCCAGTACTACTGGATCGAGCACCACCACCCGGTCGTCCTGCTCGGCTACATCCTGACCCTGGAACACCACGCGCCCTCGCCCCTGCTGGCCAGGCGGCTCGCACGGGACACCGGCCTGCCGGCGGCGGCCTTCCGCACGGTGCACGAGCACGCCGCGCTCGACGGCGGCCACGCCGCCGACCTCGACGCCCTGCTCGACGAGTTGCCGCTGACCCGGGCGCAGCTCACCGCGGTGGCCGTCGGCGCCCTCCACGCCGCGGACGGGATCACCCGTCTGTTCGCCAGGCTCACCGCACCCGGAGGCCAGTGA
- a CDS encoding radical SAM protein, whose protein sequence is MELGELIALRPVPAAGLLLTLTRRCPLSCAHCSTSSTAAGEQTAADRLRAFVASFTAGNAPRVVLLTGGEPLLRPGLAAGIAELARAAGTRTALLSGMFFARGGGRVPARIMRAITAADHFSASLDVHHEREVARADVFTAVHRILDAGVPASFHLTGTGPEDPYLADAVAAVRAEFADRVPMLVNDVRAVGRAASWTGAAVRRNGPDGGAAVPCPMAAWPTVAFDGTVVACCSQRTVDARPVPAHLLLGHLAEDDWETVRARSLGSPVLRMLRVVGPGHLSARYAPGAPDLGRCGTCRALADRPDALAGAARDGSGPVGELLDRHSAHTQLAQGPIEFVRRHGTSDYAGLVSLTPGGGRP, encoded by the coding sequence GTGGAACTGGGCGAGCTGATCGCACTGCGACCCGTACCGGCCGCCGGGCTCCTGCTGACGCTCACCCGTCGCTGCCCGCTGTCCTGCGCCCACTGCTCGACCTCTTCCACCGCGGCGGGCGAGCAGACGGCCGCGGACCGGCTGCGCGCCTTCGTCGCCTCCTTCACCGCGGGCAACGCCCCCCGGGTCGTGCTGCTCACCGGCGGAGAACCGTTGCTGCGCCCCGGTCTCGCCGCCGGCATCGCCGAGCTGGCCCGCGCGGCGGGTACCCGTACCGCCCTGCTGAGCGGCATGTTCTTCGCCCGGGGCGGCGGGCGGGTGCCCGCTCGGATCATGCGGGCGATCACCGCGGCCGACCACTTCTCGGCCAGCCTCGACGTCCACCACGAACGCGAGGTGGCGCGCGCCGACGTGTTCACCGCCGTGCACCGCATCCTCGACGCCGGGGTTCCCGCGAGCTTCCACCTGACCGGGACGGGCCCCGAGGACCCGTACCTGGCCGACGCGGTCGCCGCCGTCCGCGCCGAGTTCGCCGACCGGGTGCCGATGCTGGTGAACGACGTCCGGGCGGTCGGCCGCGCCGCGTCCTGGACCGGGGCGGCCGTCCGGCGGAACGGCCCGGACGGCGGTGCGGCGGTGCCCTGCCCGATGGCCGCCTGGCCGACGGTGGCCTTCGACGGCACGGTCGTGGCCTGCTGCAGCCAGCGGACGGTGGACGCCCGGCCGGTACCCGCCCACCTGCTCCTCGGCCACCTGGCCGAGGACGACTGGGAGACGGTGCGCGCCCGCTCCCTCGGCTCCCCCGTGCTGCGGATGCTCCGGGTCGTGGGGCCGGGACACCTCAGCGCCCGGTACGCGCCCGGGGCGCCCGACCTCGGACGGTGCGGGACCTGCCGGGCGCTCGCCGACCGGCCCGACGCCCTGGCGGGAGCGGCGCGGGACGGCTCCGGGCCGGTCGGCGAGCTCCTCGACCGCCACAGCGCACACACCCAACTCGCCCAGGGGCCGATCGAGTTCGTCCGCCGCCACGGCACCTCCGACTACGCCGGTCTGGTCTCCCTCACCCCGGGCGGGGGCCGGCCGTGA
- a CDS encoding aroma-sacti cluster domain-containing protein — MTDRQHVLHQLRDAGFSLDAFTEEQQEVLEELGPDELSLLLDIKSRLDEAGPDVQAHAEIAGGALF, encoded by the coding sequence ATGACCGATCGGCAGCACGTCCTGCACCAGCTGCGGGATGCGGGCTTCTCCCTCGACGCCTTCACCGAGGAGCAGCAGGAGGTCCTGGAGGAGCTCGGCCCGGACGAACTCTCCCTGCTCCTCGACATCAAGAGCCGGCTCGACGAGGCCGGACCCGACGTGCAGGCCCACGCCGAGATCGCCGGCGGCGCGCTCTTCTGA
- a CDS encoding lanthionine synthetase LanC family protein, whose protein sequence is MHQPLAFAVADPEFYAPLESAADRGEVYRPDPVPSDWRSVESAVWTMWFRKKLEGVEDGWKVHVSAKPDRLGAVLDAVAAICFEQDVPFKHLSCRLFYQWAHHKHAPRPQSGKFIAAYPSDEASARRLMEALREALADEDGPFILTDRRYGDSRTVHYRYGAFVSRSRVRADGTHVLLARDGDGALVEDMRGTSFRPPEGISDPFRVPPKAPAAPPAEATGETPGAKGVKAAPKPVKGPAKPVTMRGFVFEAAVRHSNAGGAYRGYEAATGRPVFIKEARAHTAVEDDGRESRSRLRAEWETLRALHELAPGLAPEPLAHFTAWEHDFLVTEFIEGRPMNSWMAVASPLIRAGATERDVTAYFARCRTLIEGVERTLDRLHSCGYLFVDISPGNVLVDDDDHVRLVDFEAAQRPGEGFTFMGTPGYAPPAEMVAKDPSVCDDYGVCALAMLLVAPFHHVAARNPEALDHLRYGIERTGPVPEHLWRRVTKYRTPSGKGPLPGPREVAADPPAHLAALRDSVADALVAMADPEHPERVFPTIADGYRTNTLCVAYGTAGVVHALHRAGRPLPEGVLERLRREALEKAGDLAPGLYAGVAGIAAVLAGQGLVDEARDILAVADRHPLAAESATVFGGSAGLAMGHLALYGHTRDEHHVERALALARALPDDGALTALLGRDEANGLAHGPSGVALMLQQLASVCGDRTLLKRGLHLLHLELDRETAPEEAGMTFPVSAVDRRAMPYLYCGSAGMLHVASRYLAVTEDERLAAAMPRLLPVMDVTYTVMPGLFQGLSGLGFALADHAAVTGSAESRAAAVRTARKLFGYAVPHATGTRFPGDQLLRLSADLWSGSSGVLLFLTELLTPRPDALFTVDSLSEAAPPAGRGPAAG, encoded by the coding sequence ATGCATCAGCCGCTCGCGTTCGCCGTCGCCGATCCGGAGTTCTACGCGCCGTTGGAGTCGGCGGCCGACCGGGGGGAGGTCTACCGCCCCGATCCGGTCCCGTCGGACTGGCGGAGCGTCGAGTCGGCGGTGTGGACCATGTGGTTCCGCAAGAAGCTGGAAGGCGTCGAGGACGGCTGGAAGGTGCACGTCTCGGCGAAGCCGGACCGACTCGGGGCGGTGCTCGACGCCGTGGCCGCGATCTGCTTCGAGCAGGACGTCCCGTTCAAGCACCTGTCGTGCCGGCTCTTCTACCAGTGGGCGCACCACAAGCACGCCCCCCGGCCGCAGAGCGGCAAGTTCATCGCGGCGTACCCGTCCGACGAGGCCTCGGCACGGCGGCTGATGGAGGCACTGCGCGAGGCACTGGCCGACGAGGACGGGCCGTTCATCCTCACCGACCGGCGCTACGGCGACTCCCGGACGGTCCACTACCGCTACGGCGCCTTCGTGTCGCGCTCCCGCGTGCGGGCCGACGGAACCCACGTACTGCTGGCCCGGGACGGGGACGGCGCCCTGGTGGAGGACATGAGGGGGACCTCGTTCCGGCCGCCGGAGGGTATCTCGGACCCGTTCCGGGTGCCGCCGAAGGCCCCGGCCGCCCCACCCGCGGAGGCCACCGGGGAGACACCGGGCGCGAAAGGGGTGAAGGCCGCCCCGAAGCCCGTGAAGGGTCCCGCGAAACCGGTGACGATGCGCGGGTTCGTCTTCGAGGCGGCGGTGCGGCACAGCAACGCCGGGGGCGCGTACCGGGGTTACGAAGCTGCCACCGGCCGGCCCGTGTTCATCAAGGAGGCCCGGGCGCACACCGCCGTCGAGGACGACGGCCGCGAGTCCCGGTCGCGGCTGCGCGCCGAGTGGGAGACCCTGCGGGCCCTCCACGAGCTCGCTCCCGGGCTGGCCCCCGAGCCGCTGGCCCACTTCACGGCGTGGGAACACGACTTCCTGGTCACGGAGTTCATCGAGGGCAGGCCGATGAACAGCTGGATGGCCGTCGCCAGCCCGCTGATCCGGGCCGGCGCGACCGAACGGGACGTCACCGCCTACTTCGCGCGCTGCCGCACCCTGATCGAAGGGGTCGAGCGGACCCTCGACCGGCTGCACTCCTGCGGCTACCTCTTCGTCGACATCAGCCCCGGAAACGTCCTCGTCGACGACGACGACCACGTGCGGCTGGTCGACTTCGAGGCAGCCCAGCGCCCCGGTGAGGGCTTCACCTTCATGGGGACCCCCGGCTACGCGCCACCGGCCGAGATGGTCGCGAAGGACCCGTCGGTCTGCGACGACTACGGCGTCTGTGCCCTCGCGATGCTGCTCGTGGCACCGTTCCACCATGTGGCGGCCCGCAACCCGGAGGCGCTGGACCACCTCAGGTACGGCATCGAGCGGACCGGCCCGGTGCCGGAGCACCTGTGGCGGCGCGTCACGAAGTACCGCACGCCGAGCGGCAAGGGGCCGCTGCCCGGACCCCGGGAAGTGGCCGCCGACCCGCCGGCGCACCTGGCCGCGCTGCGCGACTCGGTGGCCGACGCGCTGGTGGCGATGGCGGACCCGGAACATCCGGAGCGGGTCTTCCCCACCATCGCGGACGGGTACCGGACCAACACCCTGTGCGTGGCGTACGGCACGGCGGGCGTCGTCCACGCCCTGCACCGGGCCGGCCGGCCGCTGCCCGAAGGGGTGCTGGAACGGCTGCGGCGAGAAGCCCTGGAGAAGGCGGGCGACCTCGCCCCGGGGCTGTACGCCGGGGTGGCCGGCATCGCCGCGGTGCTGGCCGGCCAGGGGCTGGTGGACGAGGCGCGGGACATCCTCGCGGTCGCGGACCGGCACCCGCTGGCGGCGGAGAGCGCGACCGTGTTCGGCGGCTCCGCCGGTCTGGCGATGGGCCACCTGGCGCTGTACGGCCACACCCGCGACGAGCACCACGTGGAGCGGGCGCTGGCGCTGGCCCGCGCCCTGCCGGACGACGGGGCACTCACGGCCCTGCTGGGCCGGGACGAGGCGAACGGCCTGGCCCACGGGCCGTCCGGGGTCGCCCTGATGCTCCAGCAGCTGGCCTCGGTCTGCGGTGACCGGACGCTCCTGAAACGCGGGCTGCACCTGCTGCACCTGGAGCTGGACCGCGAGACCGCCCCGGAGGAGGCGGGCATGACCTTCCCCGTCTCCGCGGTGGACCGCCGTGCCATGCCGTACCTGTACTGCGGGTCGGCGGGGATGCTGCACGTGGCCTCCCGCTACCTGGCGGTGACCGAGGACGAGCGGCTGGCCGCGGCGATGCCCCGGCTGCTGCCGGTGATGGACGTCACCTACACCGTGATGCCGGGACTCTTCCAGGGCCTGTCGGGCCTGGGGTTCGCCCTCGCCGACCACGCGGCGGTCACCGGCTCGGCAGAGAGCCGGGCGGCGGCGGTGCGGACCGCGCGGAAGCTGTTCGGCTACGCCGTGCCGCACGCCACCGGGACCCGCTTCCCCGGCGACCAACTGCTGCGCCTCAGCGCGGACCTGTGGAGCGGCTCCTCCGGTGTGCTGCTCTTCCTGACCGAGCTGCTGACGCCCCGTCCGGATGCCCTGTTCACCGTCGACTCCCTTTCCGAGGCGGCACCGCCCGCGGGGCGGGGGCCCGCAGCCGGGTAG